One Amorphoplanes digitatis genomic window carries:
- a CDS encoding ABC transporter permease, with amino-acid sequence MRLRRRTRRVEPSRLDPRDLLGEAMVGVLQRPARSVLTMLGTVLGVGGFVAILGLTATAGGQIDKRFSVLSATEIRVDDVGSDAAADSRVSFPDDAARRVERLNGVVHAGVWWPVPLRNPTIGASPAAADTDIANALTFVAASPEALTAAHPSMRAGRTYDRFHEGRGERVAVLGSAAAQRIGIVQLDRHPAVFINGSPYTVIGIIADVRRNPDLLLSIIIPTTTALHDYGPPTSPRAGMIVETRLGAAHLIADQVALALRPDAPHLFKVTAPADPTTLRGNVTGDLNSLFLVLAAITLTVGAVGIANTTLVAVLERTAEIGLRRALGARPRHIALQFLTESTAIGTLGGLLGTSLGVAVVVLSALLHQWTAILQPWAVVAAPLVGALVGLVAGVYPALRAAWVEPVEALRR; translated from the coding sequence GTGAGACTGCGCCGCCGCACCCGCCGGGTCGAGCCCTCCCGGCTGGACCCGCGGGACCTGCTCGGCGAGGCCATGGTCGGTGTGCTCCAGCGCCCCGCCCGCTCGGTGCTCACCATGCTCGGCACGGTGCTCGGGGTGGGCGGGTTCGTGGCCATCCTTGGCCTCACCGCGACCGCCGGCGGCCAGATCGACAAGCGGTTCAGCGTCCTGTCGGCGACCGAGATACGCGTCGACGACGTCGGCTCGGACGCCGCGGCCGACAGCCGGGTCTCCTTCCCCGACGACGCCGCGCGCCGGGTCGAACGGCTCAACGGCGTGGTGCACGCCGGCGTGTGGTGGCCCGTCCCGCTGCGCAACCCCACCATCGGCGCGAGCCCGGCCGCCGCCGACACCGACATCGCCAACGCACTGACCTTCGTCGCCGCGTCGCCGGAGGCGCTGACCGCGGCGCACCCGTCGATGCGCGCCGGGCGGACCTACGACCGCTTCCACGAGGGCCGGGGCGAGCGGGTCGCCGTCCTGGGCAGCGCGGCGGCGCAGCGGATCGGCATCGTCCAGCTCGACCGGCACCCCGCCGTCTTCATCAACGGCAGCCCGTACACGGTGATCGGCATCATCGCCGACGTGCGGCGCAATCCCGACCTGCTGCTGTCGATCATCATTCCGACCACCACCGCGCTGCACGACTACGGCCCGCCGACCTCACCCCGCGCGGGAATGATCGTCGAGACGAGGCTCGGCGCGGCGCACCTGATCGCCGACCAGGTGGCGCTCGCGCTGCGCCCGGACGCACCGCACCTGTTCAAGGTGACCGCGCCGGCCGACCCGACGACGCTGCGCGGCAACGTCACCGGCGACCTCAACTCGCTGTTCCTGGTGCTCGCCGCGATCACGCTGACCGTCGGCGCCGTCGGGATCGCCAACACGACCCTTGTCGCCGTGCTCGAACGGACCGCCGAGATCGGCCTGCGCCGGGCGCTGGGCGCGCGGCCGCGCCACATCGCGCTCCAGTTCCTCACCGAGTCCACCGCGATCGGCACCCTTGGCGGCCTGCTCGGCACCAGCCTCGGCGTCGCCGTCGTCGTGCTCAGCGCGCTGCTGCACCAGTGGACCGCGATCCTGCAACCGTGGGCGGTGGTGGCCGCGCCCCTGGTCGGCGCCCTGGTCGGGCTGGTCGCCGGGGTGTACCCGGCGCTGCGCGCGGCCTGGGTGGAGCCGGTCGAGGCCCTGCGCCGCTAA
- a CDS encoding maleylpyruvate isomerase family mycothiol-dependent enzyme translates to MQKTLDFTDLLSLLDERSAAMRAAVASAPDLDVPVPTCPEWTLFDLAQHLGRGRRKWAAIVAAGPADAPSAESAARGAEAAPREREALLAWLDASVRELADALREAGPDRGCWTWWDRSVSPQTAGAVARHQVQELAVHTYDVQVALGAPLPLPDEVALDGVEDFLLTCCAGDYHWPYEPATIDYHATEGHTWRVELAADGVRCTRLATATSAADVSVEGTASELVLLFYGRVPVESLKMEGDRRPFDLVVAWDPDA, encoded by the coding sequence GTGCAAAAGACCTTGGACTTCACCGACCTGCTGAGCCTGCTCGACGAACGATCGGCCGCCATGCGCGCCGCGGTCGCCTCCGCGCCCGACCTCGACGTGCCGGTGCCGACCTGCCCCGAGTGGACGCTGTTCGACCTGGCGCAGCACCTGGGCCGGGGGCGCCGCAAGTGGGCCGCCATCGTCGCGGCCGGCCCGGCGGACGCGCCCTCGGCGGAGTCGGCCGCGCGGGGCGCGGAGGCCGCGCCGCGGGAGCGTGAGGCCCTGCTGGCCTGGCTGGACGCCTCGGTCCGGGAGCTGGCGGACGCGCTGCGGGAGGCCGGACCGGACCGCGGCTGCTGGACGTGGTGGGACCGGTCGGTGTCGCCGCAGACCGCCGGCGCCGTCGCCCGGCACCAGGTGCAGGAGTTGGCGGTGCACACCTACGACGTCCAGGTCGCGCTGGGCGCGCCGCTGCCGCTGCCGGACGAGGTCGCGCTCGACGGCGTCGAGGACTTCCTGCTGACCTGCTGCGCCGGGGACTACCACTGGCCGTATGAGCCCGCCACCATCGACTACCACGCCACCGAGGGCCACACCTGGCGTGTCGAGCTCGCTGCCGACGGAGTGCGCTGCACCCGGCTCGCCACCGCCACGTCCGCCGCCGACGTCTCCGTGGAGGGCACGGCGAGCGAGCTGGTCCTGCTCTTCTACGGCCGGGTACCGGTGGAGTCCCTGAAGATGGAGGGCGACCGGCGCCCCTTCGACCTGGTCGTCGCCTGGGACCCCGACGCGTAG
- a CDS encoding peptidoglycan-binding protein — translation MDEPVAVDEPVTAELEPIAGAGERPAAAADDRGSRLLRRQRVAIIVMAVCLVVSIGGLAASTLIKSPLQAAADTEAPAPTVLTETVERRVLVSTVVTRGTVVAAAQVTVSPPTPEGTRPVVTRVPLAAGRQVRAGDVVIEVSGRPVVALPGVLSTYRDLKPGDDGKDVAQLQRALGRLGLYHDGDDDGHFGAATKSAVRRFYARTGYDVPDTGGPGGAADRAAAQAAQSGVDAAQRAVDDMRRRIAAAGGAAPAPGEEPLNVQLAYLKKALKTAKAALADLVAHSGPMVPSAEVVFLPAFPARIAQLYGKLGAQAPNPLLTLSAGALTVQAKPHPDQAKLLKPGMPVEIVAESVGSHKGKVTSVGAVTSDVQETGTAQDTAGGADPAAATAQGPPYVPVVVTPSGRLPAGWANQDVRLTFSSAQTGGPVLIVPLSAVSSGADGRTTVSKMLPSSEVVRVDVRAGVSGDGFVEVTPTSTAATLEEGDQVVVGQ, via the coding sequence GTGGATGAACCGGTCGCCGTCGACGAACCGGTGACGGCCGAGCTGGAACCGATCGCCGGCGCCGGGGAGCGGCCCGCGGCCGCCGCCGACGACCGCGGCTCCCGGCTGCTGCGCCGCCAGCGCGTGGCGATCATCGTGATGGCCGTCTGCCTGGTCGTCTCGATCGGCGGCCTGGCCGCCTCCACCTTGATCAAGTCGCCGCTCCAGGCCGCCGCCGACACCGAGGCGCCCGCGCCGACCGTGCTCACCGAGACCGTCGAACGCCGGGTCCTGGTGAGCACCGTGGTGACCCGCGGAACGGTGGTGGCGGCGGCCCAGGTCACGGTGTCGCCGCCGACGCCGGAGGGCACCCGGCCGGTGGTCACCCGGGTACCCCTTGCCGCGGGCCGGCAGGTGCGCGCCGGGGACGTGGTGATCGAGGTCTCCGGCCGCCCGGTCGTGGCGCTGCCGGGCGTGCTGTCCACCTACCGCGACCTCAAGCCCGGCGACGACGGCAAGGACGTCGCGCAGCTCCAGCGGGCCCTCGGGCGGCTGGGTCTGTACCACGACGGCGACGACGACGGGCACTTCGGCGCCGCGACCAAGTCCGCGGTGCGGCGGTTCTACGCCAGGACCGGCTATGACGTGCCGGACACCGGCGGGCCCGGCGGCGCCGCGGACCGGGCCGCCGCGCAGGCGGCGCAGTCGGGCGTCGACGCGGCCCAGCGCGCCGTCGACGACATGAGACGCCGGATCGCCGCGGCCGGCGGCGCCGCGCCCGCGCCCGGCGAGGAGCCGCTGAACGTCCAGCTTGCGTACCTGAAGAAGGCGCTGAAGACCGCCAAGGCCGCCCTGGCCGACCTGGTGGCGCACAGCGGGCCGATGGTCCCGTCCGCCGAGGTGGTGTTCCTGCCCGCCTTCCCCGCCCGGATCGCCCAGCTCTACGGAAAGCTCGGCGCCCAGGCGCCGAACCCCCTGCTCACCCTGTCGGCGGGTGCCCTGACGGTGCAGGCGAAACCGCACCCCGACCAGGCCAAGCTGCTCAAGCCGGGCATGCCGGTCGAGATCGTCGCCGAGTCCGTCGGCAGCCACAAGGGCAAGGTGACGAGCGTCGGCGCCGTCACCTCGGACGTGCAGGAGACCGGCACCGCGCAGGACACCGCCGGGGGCGCGGACCCGGCCGCGGCGACCGCGCAGGGCCCGCCCTACGTCCCGGTGGTGGTGACGCCGAGCGGGCGGCTGCCGGCGGGGTGGGCCAATCAGGACGTACGGCTGACCTTCAGCTCGGCGCAGACCGGCGGTCCGGTGCTGATCGTGCCGCTGTCGGCGGTCTCGTCCGGCGCCGACGGGCGGACGACCGTCTCGAAGATGCTGCCAAGCTCCGAGGTCGTCCGGGTCGACGTCCGTGCCGGGGTGTCGGGGGACGGCTTCGTCGAGGTCACGCCGACGTCCACGGCCGCGACGCTCGAGGAGGGCGACCAGGTGGTGGTGGGCCAGTGA
- a CDS encoding ABC transporter ATP-binding protein, with the protein MSPVIRFRGVGLTYPGPPAVPALRPCDLDIEAGEHVAVVGPSGSGKSTFLNVVGLLDRPTQGTYELDGIDTASLGEAERTALRGRRIGFVFQAFHLLPYRTATENVMLAQLYNGAARASRRATAAEALSRVGLAHKRNAVPTTMSGGERQRVAIARALVNRPSILLCDEPTGNLDSGTADSVLNLLDRLHEDGLTIVVITHDLDAAVRAQRRITIRDGHLDVTAEPVDGALR; encoded by the coding sequence GTGAGCCCGGTGATCCGGTTCCGCGGTGTCGGGCTCACCTACCCCGGCCCGCCGGCCGTGCCGGCCCTGCGGCCGTGCGACCTGGACATCGAGGCCGGCGAGCACGTCGCGGTCGTCGGGCCGTCCGGCTCGGGAAAGTCGACCTTCCTGAACGTGGTCGGGCTGCTCGACCGCCCGACCCAGGGCACGTACGAGCTCGACGGCATCGACACGGCGAGCCTCGGCGAGGCCGAGCGGACGGCGCTGCGCGGGCGCCGGATCGGCTTCGTGTTCCAGGCGTTCCACCTGCTGCCGTACCGGACCGCCACCGAGAACGTCATGCTGGCCCAGCTCTACAACGGTGCGGCGCGGGCGTCGCGCCGGGCGACGGCCGCCGAGGCGCTGTCCCGGGTCGGGCTGGCGCACAAGCGGAACGCGGTGCCCACCACGATGTCCGGCGGCGAACGTCAGCGCGTGGCGATCGCCCGCGCGCTGGTGAACCGGCCGAGCATCCTGCTCTGCGACGAGCCGACCGGAAACCTGGACTCCGGTACGGCCGACAGCGTGCTCAACCTGCTCGACCGGCTGCACGAGGACGGACTGACGATCGTGGTCATCACCCACGACCTGGACGCCGCGGTCCGCGCCCAGCGGCGGATCACCATCCGCGACGGTCACCTCGACGTGACGGCGGAGCCGGTCGACGGGGCACTCCGGTGA
- a CDS encoding TIM-barrel domain-containing protein has product MSSQKPSRRDFLKAAGLAVGAHAVPVGAAPPMALADETLTGYGSHVADARGITVTSTTGQQIRITAYGGHILRVRAVRGGEAFFADSRYEMVDPASHAGLGGTLQVVDGGDAFTITTGPADGIRAVLRKNPLRLELYGRDDGAVLAREDATHSMSWGAATVRQTFAPAAPGEHFFKAGHGLYGRAPKVDRTGDVVSHNYGLLTQHSEQAPAIVPMFLSSQGYAIFFNTTFDTTFNFGNGGTYEFLADAHDASGARPQLDYFVIKGPEFAKLLDRYTQLTGRPRLPRLGVFGLQLSDKNFPTVSDQNWWTSRITALRDAGFPLDVQVHDNRWRAGSGGWSGSWFEFSPVRWPDPAAFKRWADEHGVLTTLDYNRNNSNEMAGWVAGPPPGYSFRPADLTGVADSDAVPDWSNPATRAWVWNVFWTKALDPALGFPGDALWIDEPDELGPIPYDALAADGRRWAELRNAYFLYCQKAAGQEGWDAHIGRARRPWIFTRGATAGQQRYGHLWTGDIDSTYPEMQQQIRGMLNAGLGGFPFANIDAGGFLGGIVSDGLYRNWVAAWASLSPIWRPHSNGNTATQGPSASRWPIDQGTANRTEFLRYAKLRYSLMPYIYTIAHTAYATGVPMARAMVIDHQRNPMAYTHDLQYMWGPSIVVMPVTTDAAGAVQRVWLPAGDTWYNFWSDAQTIGSDTAEKSYVTSTGEIIMYVKAGSLLPRYKYAQSTAFLDKSQLELEVYTGRDGSFTLYEDDGVSEEFRGGAAATTELGYAHAALRVTVGHPAGTYSGAPAARRYVVRLHGLTAPVGMRVNGGAGLPAFTGESAAVLNGAGQVWNPARKILTVVTPMIGVGAGGGVAAVVEPSGGAFPAPSPRVVYEAEDAARSGAAIASQHRGYTGGGYLDYAGASGDYIEWTVAVPAAGTYPLGFRYANGGTADRPLRISVNDAVVAAQLSFPPTGAWSTWRTAILNVPLPAGAAVRIRATTTGAGGGNLDSLSVG; this is encoded by the coding sequence ATGTCGTCGCAGAAGCCTTCACGACGTGACTTCCTCAAGGCCGCCGGCTTGGCCGTCGGCGCGCACGCGGTTCCCGTCGGCGCGGCGCCGCCGATGGCGCTCGCCGACGAGACGCTGACCGGCTACGGCAGCCACGTCGCCGACGCCCGCGGCATCACGGTCACCAGCACGACCGGGCAACAGATCAGGATCACCGCGTACGGCGGGCACATCCTCCGCGTCCGCGCCGTCCGCGGCGGCGAGGCCTTCTTCGCCGACAGCCGCTACGAGATGGTCGACCCGGCCTCCCACGCCGGGCTGGGCGGCACCCTTCAGGTGGTCGACGGCGGCGACGCGTTCACCATCACCACCGGGCCGGCCGACGGCATCCGGGCGGTGCTGCGCAAGAACCCGCTCCGCCTCGAGCTCTACGGCCGCGACGACGGCGCCGTGCTGGCCAGGGAGGACGCCACGCACAGCATGAGCTGGGGCGCGGCGACGGTCCGGCAGACGTTCGCGCCCGCCGCGCCCGGCGAGCACTTCTTCAAGGCCGGCCACGGCCTGTACGGGCGCGCGCCGAAGGTCGACCGGACCGGCGACGTCGTCTCGCACAACTACGGCCTGCTGACCCAGCACAGCGAGCAGGCCCCGGCGATCGTGCCGATGTTCCTCTCGTCGCAGGGCTACGCGATCTTCTTCAACACCACGTTCGACACCACGTTCAACTTCGGCAACGGCGGGACCTACGAGTTCCTCGCCGACGCCCACGACGCGTCCGGCGCCCGCCCGCAGCTGGACTATTTCGTCATCAAGGGACCGGAGTTCGCGAAGCTGCTCGACCGCTACACCCAGCTCACCGGCCGGCCACGCCTGCCGCGGCTTGGCGTGTTCGGCCTCCAGCTGTCGGACAAGAACTTCCCCACCGTCAGCGATCAGAACTGGTGGACCTCGCGGATCACCGCGCTGCGCGACGCGGGATTCCCGCTCGACGTCCAGGTGCACGACAACCGCTGGCGGGCCGGCTCCGGCGGCTGGAGCGGGTCGTGGTTCGAGTTCAGCCCGGTGCGCTGGCCCGACCCGGCCGCGTTCAAACGCTGGGCCGACGAGCACGGCGTGCTCACCACGCTGGACTACAACCGCAACAACTCCAACGAGATGGCCGGCTGGGTCGCCGGCCCTCCCCCGGGCTACAGCTTCCGCCCGGCGGACCTGACCGGCGTCGCCGACAGCGACGCGGTGCCGGACTGGAGCAACCCGGCGACCCGCGCCTGGGTCTGGAACGTGTTCTGGACCAAGGCGCTCGATCCCGCGCTCGGCTTTCCGGGCGACGCGTTGTGGATCGACGAGCCCGACGAGCTGGGCCCCATCCCGTATGACGCGCTCGCCGCCGACGGCCGGCGCTGGGCGGAGCTGCGCAACGCCTACTTCCTCTACTGCCAGAAGGCGGCCGGCCAGGAGGGCTGGGACGCGCACATCGGCCGGGCCCGGCGGCCCTGGATCTTCACCCGGGGCGCGACGGCGGGCCAGCAGCGCTACGGCCACCTGTGGACCGGCGACATCGACTCGACGTATCCGGAGATGCAGCAGCAGATCCGGGGCATGCTCAACGCCGGGCTGGGCGGGTTCCCGTTCGCCAACATCGACGCCGGCGGCTTCCTCGGCGGGATCGTCTCTGACGGCCTCTACCGCAACTGGGTGGCCGCCTGGGCGAGCCTGTCGCCGATCTGGCGGCCGCATTCCAACGGCAACACCGCGACGCAGGGCCCGTCCGCGTCCCGCTGGCCGATCGACCAGGGCACCGCGAACAGGACCGAATTCCTCCGGTACGCCAAGCTGCGTTATTCGCTGATGCCCTACATCTACACGATCGCGCACACCGCGTACGCGACCGGCGTGCCGATGGCCCGGGCCATGGTGATCGACCATCAGCGCAACCCGATGGCGTACACCCACGACCTCCAGTACATGTGGGGGCCGTCGATCGTCGTGATGCCGGTGACCACCGACGCCGCCGGCGCGGTGCAGCGTGTCTGGCTGCCGGCCGGCGACACCTGGTACAACTTCTGGTCCGACGCGCAGACCATCGGCTCGGACACCGCCGAGAAGAGCTACGTCACCAGCACCGGCGAGATCATCATGTACGTCAAGGCCGGCAGCCTCCTGCCCCGCTACAAGTACGCGCAGAGCACGGCGTTCCTGGACAAGAGCCAGCTGGAGCTGGAGGTGTACACCGGCCGCGACGGCTCGTTCACCCTGTACGAGGACGACGGGGTGAGCGAGGAGTTCCGTGGCGGCGCCGCCGCCACGACCGAGCTCGGCTACGCGCACGCCGCGCTGCGGGTGACGGTCGGCCATCCGGCCGGCACCTACAGCGGCGCGCCGGCCGCGCGGCGCTACGTCGTGCGCCTGCACGGCCTGACGGCGCCGGTCGGCATGCGGGTCAACGGCGGCGCGGGACTGCCGGCGTTCACCGGCGAGTCGGCGGCCGTCCTCAACGGCGCCGGGCAGGTCTGGAACCCGGCCCGGAAGATCCTCACGGTCGTGACGCCGATGATCGGCGTCGGCGCGGGCGGCGGCGTCGCGGCGGTCGTCGAACCCAGCGGCGGCGCCTTCCCGGCCCCGTCGCCCCGGGTCGTGTACGAGGCCGAGGACGCCGCCCGCAGCGGGGCGGCCATCGCCTCGCAGCACCGCGGCTACACCGGCGGCGGCTACCTCGACTACGCCGGCGCCTCCGGCGACTACATCGAGTGGACCGTCGCGGTGCCGGCGGCCGGCACCTACCCGCTCGGCTTCCGGTACGCCAACGGCGGCACCGCCGACCGGCCGCTGCGGATCTCTGTCAACGACGCGGTCGTCGCCGCGCAGCTGTCCTTCCCGCCCACCGGCGCGTGGAGCACATGGCGTACCGCCATCCTGAACGTGCCGCTGCCGGCCGGCGCCGCGGTGCGGATCCGGGCCACCACGACCGGGGCGGGCGGCGGCAACCTGGACAGCCTCAGCGTCGGCTGA
- a CDS encoding DUF4097 family beta strand repeat-containing protein, whose amino-acid sequence MQKFDTPAAVTAVLDLPAGRIQVIAADRADATVEVRPADAATGRDVRAAEQTAVEFGDGVLRIKAPAAQSGILGGGGSIEVTVQLPAGSRIEAKAAAAEFRGVGRLGDVSVEGAYGTVKIDEAASVRLSAHAGDVTVGRLAGPAEISTQKGDIHVVEATSGTVTLRTQHGNVTVGAATGVSAVMDAGTGYGRVHNTLSNTDGAAAALNIHATTQYGDITARSL is encoded by the coding sequence ATGCAGAAGTTCGACACCCCCGCCGCGGTCACCGCCGTCCTGGATCTTCCCGCCGGGCGCATCCAGGTCATCGCGGCCGACCGGGCCGACGCCACCGTCGAGGTCCGTCCCGCCGACGCCGCCACCGGCCGCGACGTGCGGGCCGCCGAGCAGACCGCTGTCGAGTTCGGCGACGGCGTCCTGCGGATCAAGGCGCCGGCGGCGCAGAGCGGGATCCTCGGCGGCGGCGGATCCATCGAGGTGACCGTCCAGCTGCCCGCCGGCTCCCGCATCGAGGCGAAGGCGGCCGCCGCGGAATTCCGCGGCGTCGGCCGGCTCGGCGACGTCTCGGTCGAGGGCGCGTACGGCACGGTCAAGATCGACGAGGCCGCGAGCGTGCGCCTGAGCGCACACGCCGGTGACGTCACGGTCGGCCGCCTCGCCGGACCGGCGGAGATCAGCACCCAGAAGGGCGACATCCACGTCGTCGAGGCCACCTCCGGCACCGTCACGCTGCGCACCCAGCACGGCAACGTGACGGTCGGCGCCGCGACCGGGGTCTCCGCGGTCATGGACGCCGGCACCGGCTACGGCCGGGTCCACAACACCCTGAGCAACACCGACGGCGCCGCGGCCGCCCTGAACATCCACGCCACCACCCAGTACGGCGACATCACCGCCCGCAGCCTCTGA
- a CDS encoding alpha/beta fold hydrolase, whose product MTKNRTSSTASTWTGMVPVGDSALAVTDTGGNGVPVVYLNGHFATQGYWRRVLAELGTGWRHITYDERARGRKSLRSADYSFEVAVRDVDAVLAARGVDRAVLVGWSYGAFVAAHWAGRNPDRAIGAVLVDGAFPYDWLDEATEQRIRKMFRRMGWFMPLLRPTGLVPRMTTEQMANSNIELGVVSRERELGPVLDGLTVPTRYVVASGTSLGSKGDEQERIRASLGAVTARNPHIRVSAKVTSNHGAILRKDFGAVADAVREVGAEG is encoded by the coding sequence ATGACCAAGAACCGCACCTCCTCGACCGCATCGACCTGGACCGGCATGGTGCCGGTCGGCGACAGCGCCCTGGCCGTCACCGACACCGGCGGCAACGGCGTGCCCGTGGTCTACCTCAACGGCCACTTCGCCACCCAGGGCTACTGGCGCCGGGTACTTGCCGAGCTGGGCACGGGCTGGCGGCACATCACCTACGACGAGCGGGCCCGCGGCCGCAAGTCGCTGCGCTCGGCGGACTACTCCTTCGAGGTCGCCGTCCGCGACGTCGACGCCGTCCTCGCGGCCCGGGGCGTCGACCGGGCGGTGCTCGTCGGCTGGTCCTACGGCGCGTTCGTCGCGGCGCACTGGGCCGGCCGCAATCCGGACCGTGCCATCGGCGCGGTCCTGGTCGACGGGGCGTTCCCGTACGACTGGCTCGACGAGGCCACGGAGCAGCGGATCCGCAAGATGTTCCGGCGGATGGGCTGGTTCATGCCGCTGCTGCGCCCGACCGGCCTGGTGCCGCGGATGACCACCGAGCAGATGGCGAACAGCAACATCGAGCTCGGTGTGGTCTCCCGCGAGCGTGAACTCGGCCCGGTGCTGGACGGCCTCACCGTCCCGACCCGGTACGTGGTCGCGTCGGGAACGTCGCTCGGCAGCAAGGGCGACGAGCAGGAGCGGATCCGCGCCAGCCTCGGCGCGGTGACCGCCCGCAACCCGCACATCAGGGTGAGCGCGAAGGTCACCAGCAACCACGGCGCGATCCTGCGCAAGGACTTCGGCGCCGTCGCCGATGCCGTACGCGAGGTCGGCGCCGAGGGTTGA
- a CDS encoding helix-turn-helix domain-containing protein: protein MPGGRLTQQERQQIALGLADGLAYAEIARRLDRPTSTVTREVMRNGGPTAYRSDLAHRATERRARRRNHTPVPRPGAPARAEAVREYEEAFTTLMMQQGLPKMASRVLTCLFTTDAGSLTPSELVQRLQVSPASVSKAIAFLDDQGLIRRERDERRRERYFVNDDVWYQSTVASARGIAQVAATARQGVGLLGPAASARLENIARFSDFISESMMRAAEQVRDLLHTTPEAPFQS from the coding sequence GTGCCGGGAGGCAGGCTCACTCAGCAGGAACGTCAGCAGATCGCGCTCGGGCTGGCGGACGGCCTCGCCTACGCCGAGATCGCCCGGCGCCTCGACCGTCCGACCTCGACCGTCACGCGCGAGGTGATGCGCAACGGCGGCCCCACCGCCTACCGCTCCGACCTGGCGCACCGCGCCACCGAACGCCGCGCCCGCCGGCGCAACCACACCCCGGTCCCGCGGCCGGGTGCGCCGGCGCGGGCCGAGGCCGTGCGCGAGTACGAGGAGGCGTTCACCACCCTGATGATGCAGCAGGGCCTGCCCAAGATGGCGTCCCGCGTGCTGACCTGCCTGTTCACCACCGACGCGGGCAGCCTTACCCCGTCCGAACTCGTCCAGCGCCTCCAGGTCAGCCCGGCGTCGGTCTCCAAGGCGATCGCGTTCCTCGACGATCAGGGCCTGATCCGCCGGGAACGTGACGAGCGCCGCCGCGAGCGCTACTTCGTCAACGACGACGTCTGGTACCAGTCGACGGTCGCCAGTGCCCGCGGCATCGCACAGGTCGCCGCGACCGCGCGGCAGGGCGTCGGACTCCTCGGCCCGGCGGCGTCCGCCCGGCTGGAGAACATCGCCCGCTTCAGCGACTTCATCAGCGAGAGCATGATGCGCGCCGCCGAGCAGGTTCGCGACCTGCTCCACACGACGCCCGAAGCGCCATTCCAATCATGA